One segment of Pseudomonadota bacterium DNA contains the following:
- a CDS encoding alpha/beta fold hydrolase — PEAWRSAAAQKVVDVIDLPDEPAPRLQRPVLMVHGFLGDASDYAGMITWLGRDGANQFGGVIAGGQPFEADPKANFFVLEFSKRWNPIERNVSELKAAVDAICRQTGAKGVDIVAHSKGGLDVRTYLGDPDEKVDHLLLLGSPAHGAILADLGAFARDALHVNAFPPSDDPDATTCLRELSADRLDRDGAPTNPVLHDLNARWDEQKSRADIMNIAGVGIPTVGGRLGTTPMGDGLVTERSAWLPGVPFKRLFMRAHQVLPFSKSVMREMAAFFTDSPSPGDRTLRDKA; from the coding sequence CCCGAGGCGTGGCGCAGCGCCGCGGCTCAGAAGGTGGTCGACGTCATCGACCTCCCGGACGAGCCCGCCCCGCGCCTGCAGCGTCCCGTGCTCATGGTGCACGGCTTCCTCGGCGACGCCAGCGACTACGCCGGCATGATCACCTGGCTCGGTCGAGACGGGGCCAACCAGTTCGGCGGCGTCATCGCGGGCGGTCAGCCCTTCGAGGCTGACCCGAAGGCGAACTTCTTCGTGCTCGAGTTCTCGAAGCGCTGGAACCCCATCGAGCGCAACGTGAGCGAGCTGAAGGCCGCGGTCGACGCCATCTGCCGCCAGACCGGCGCGAAGGGGGTCGACATCGTTGCCCACAGCAAGGGCGGCCTCGACGTGCGCACCTATCTGGGCGACCCGGACGAGAAGGTCGACCACCTGCTGCTGCTGGGCTCCCCCGCCCATGGGGCCATCCTGGCCGACCTCGGCGCCTTCGCCCGCGACGCGCTGCACGTCAACGCCTTCCCGCCCTCTGACGATCCCGACGCCACCACGTGCCTGCGAGAGCTCTCCGCCGATCGCCTCGACCGCGACGGCGCCCCCACAAACCCCGTTCTGCACGACCTCAACGCCCGATGGGACGAGCAGAAGAGCCGCGCTGACATCATGAACATCGCCGGCGTCGGCATCCCCACGGTGGGCGGCCGCCTGGGCACCACCCCCATGGGCGACGGCCTCGTCACCGAGCGCTCGGCCTGGCTTCCCGGAGTGCCCTTCAAGCGTCTGTTCATGCGGGCCCACCAGGTTCTCCCGTTCAGTAAATCGGTGATGCGCGAGATGGCCGCGTTCTTCACCGACTCCCCGTCGCCGGGAGACCGCACGCTGCGCGACAAAGCCTGA